TGCACTACGGTGAATTGAAGCTAGAATGTAGGCTGCTAGTGCGATTGTATCACTTAAATGTAGGCCACACTGGGTATCACAATCTGTATAGCAGATCTTTCTCCTTTCCCCATTGGTCGCTACCATCATTCTGAAGGTCTCCTAAGAGTCTCTTTGTTGgaggtgtgtatatgtgtgttgtgTGCCCCTCTGAGCACAAACTAGAATAAAGATAGGTATCCTTGGAACCAACCAACACAACCATATTCACCACAGGGTTTCGAAAACACTGCAAGCCTGCATTCCTTCCCCTTAGAAGGAATGAGGTTCTGGGGGTGGAATGGACGCTTGGCAACAATTACTGAGCAAAGTGCAGCTCTGAGCATGATGGTCAGCACTATGTCCGCAGGCAAAGACGGTACTTGTCGAGCCATGAAAACACGTAAAAccgacaaaacaacaacaatatccATGGAGGAAAAATCACACGCAATTATCAAAAGCACAATTTGCTGTATGCCTGTTGCGGAAAAAAAATAGCTCACTGACATTTTAGCGGGGTGCGCCTCGAGCTATCTGCAGTATCCAGTCTTTATTCATCATATTTGGACAAGTTTAGGGCAAAAGAAAACAGCTTGGAATGAGAGCTATGAAATCTCTGGCAGCAGGGAGAAGAGCAGGTCAGTGGTATGAGAGGAGTCTGGGGCACGAGGCTGAGCTTCTGAGGTTCCTGGTAAGATGATCTGAttgggagatggggggggggggacaacaaCACCTAATCCTGGATTGGCCGGCGTGCTGCTATCCCCCTGGTTATGCAGTAATGACATAGATACAGTCCTATATCTGACCCAGCAGtcggggggggagggggggggttatataAATCAACACTGACATGACTTCAAATGAATGAGAGGCATCCAGGGTGCTGGAAAGAGTAGAGCAACAAAGCAGCCCGTTAGTATCAACTCAGTATAATGCAAGCAAGGGTTCAAATTGGGGACGACGAGGCGGAGAGGTATGGACGACAGGATGGATAGATGAGAGTTTAGATTTCAATTCGATTAGCAGTTCGTTCTTTACTTAAAATCATGAAAATAGTTCAACGCGGGTAGTCAATCACTGTGATAATAAGGGGAGGATGACTATCATATCACCAATGGGGCGAGTGGAGGACGAGTAGTTGATTTACACTATGTACCAGATACTGTGCCTGTCTGAATAGCCATAATTGCGTtctaaatacactgaacaaaattatgaacgcaacatgtagcgttggtccaatgtttcatgagctgaaataaaacatcctagAAATGTTTCATACGCACAAAAGGTTTTTTTTCTcgcaaattctgtgcacaaatttgtttacatccctgttttagtgagcatttctcctttgccaagagaatccatccacctgacagatgtggcatatcaagaagctgattaaacagcatgatcattcccagtcatgtgaaatccatagattatggtcCAACTAATGAACTTCTATTGAATGATTTCCTTacataaactgtaactcaggaaaATCTTACAAATTgtagcatgttgcgtttatatttttgttcagtgaagtAGCCATTTTAGGTATGCGGAAAAAAAGTCTTATAGTATGTgacatacaaataaataaaaaaaatgagtatgctttaaatgccaggatgttagTGTCatttcatctagtagaattcgcTGCACACTTTTGAGGAAGAGAATTGTCTTTCTAGACTGACCTGTGTTTGACACTGACAATGAGGACACGCTGTACCCAAATGAACGAATGGCATTAGATGACACATTCTCAGGATGGGTGTGCCTAGTTTGCCGATACTTGTTGCTTATCGCATTAGTTTGACTAAATAGTACAttctaaatagtatgtagtataattTGTACACAGTATGTAGTTTAGTAAGTAATAGGCAAGAGATTTCAGACATGGCTACTGCCTCAAGTGAATAAAGAGGTAGAGAATGGTTGCATAAAGTTAAGGCTGGCTAGGCTGGACTTAGAGCACAGGAGTGCTGCTGACACATGAGAATTAAACTACATAAAAAAGGTAGTCATAACTGATAGGAGTACATTGAAATACACAAACCAGCAGATGCCAAGTATTGcctgtatattttattttacgtacagtacatatacaaaaaaactgaaaatggCCAATAACATTGACCAACGAGGGCAACAGCAGACAGCCATGTTGCTCATCAAAACACAAAATTTCCTGACATCCGCTTCCATCTTAATCATAAAACAGGTGAAAGGAGCTAGGcactctctccttccacactccTAAAGAGTCAACAAAAACCAAAGGGAttcaaaatggagaaaaaaaaacgcaTCAGGAGCTCTTGGTCGTGTTCATTGGGGCTTGCAAcggaaaacattttgcaacagaaaactaaAATTAGCCATTTTTTTATTGGACAAGTACAGGTAGTCCTTGCTTTTTTATTCCGTTTGGGGCCTACTGAACTACCGACACTGgccagcagtatgtggacacctgcttgtcgaacatctcattccaaaaaccatgggcattaatatggagttggtcccccctttgctgctataacagcctccatccactcttctgggaaggctttccgctagatattggaacatgcttccattcagccataagagctttagtgaggttgggcactgatgttgtgcgattaggcctgactggcagttggcgttccaattcatcccaaaggtgttcgaaggggttgaggtctgggctcCGTGTAGGCCaggcaagttcttccacaccgatcttgacaaaccatttctgtatttaCTTCGCTtcgtgcacaggggcattgtcctgctgaaacaggaaagggccttccccaaactgttgccacaaagttggaagcacagataatatttcccttcaatggaactaagggggctaaccatgaaaaacagccccagaccttcattcctcctctaccaaacttaTTGGCACTATGcactggggcaggtagcgttctgctggcatccgccaaacccagattcgtccaccggactgtcagatggtgaagtgttATTCGTCCCTTCAGAgaaagcatttccactgctccagagtccaatgtcatcaagctttacatcactccagcagACTCTTGCGATTGCGCATTATGATCTAAGGCTGGTGCGTGGCTCttaggccatggaaacccattgttgcgtctagatgtttccacttcacaataacaccgcttgcagttgaccggggcagctaatgcaaggcagaaatttgacaaactgacttgttgtaaaggtatcatcctttgacggtgccacgttgacagtcactgagctcttcagtaaggccattcaactgccaatgtcggtctatggagattgcatggcggtgtgctcaattgtatacacctgtcagcaacggctgtggctgaaatagccgaatacaCCAATTCCAAGAATGTCCctatacttttggccatgtagtataTGTTCCGACTCCCCTACATTCCAAAAGTGCTGCTTTCAACTAAGATCAATAAAGGTCGATCCTGCAGTTTCTCCATCTCCAGACATGTAGCCAGTAGTGAGCAGCCACCCATCTCCCCACACCTTCACACGCACACTCAAAAGAGTTGAATTCACACTATTCTTACAGCATTTCTGAGTGACCATAAAGCTTTAATTGATGCATAGTGTTTGACACTTTTGTCCACTCTCTCCAGTGGAAACATTTGACGGGGGATAGAACTGGGGTGGGTTGAGAGAATGTACAAAGACACACCGGAGACAAAAATGCAAGAATACAGTGTACACAACCACCCCTGAAAGGATCAATCTCTGGCATCCCAaaacgttaaaaaaaaaagtacatctCCAAGGCCATGGATAGTCAACGTGGGACATTTGAACTCCCGCTGCCTGTCAGTGCTGTAACTCCAGTTAGTGTTCGGACAATGAGCTTACAGCAGGCCACAAAAGGTACAGATAAAGTGCTTTTCTTTACATGACACAAATAATTAAAAGTGAGTCAAAATTAACTCTGGGATCGCTCACAAATAACCCATAGATACCACACTTCTGAAGTATTCAAACCAAACTGAAATGGAAGAGAGAAacgtttgaaaaaaaaaaaaaaaacgtataaaTAACGTCACATCGACGTATCCAACTAGCAACGCTGAAGAAGGCTACAAAGATGAAACACTGTATGATAGAATAAACTACAGTACTATCTCTGGATGGAACAGTTTCACAGTTTCATATTTGGAAAGTAATGAACTTAAGTGTAAGACTTTTCACCAGAAATGTTGTGGATATGCTTCCTGGTCTATTCGAAAAGAGTTGCTGGGCTTCCGATGAGGATGGCACTGGGACTGAACGGACCTGACAAGGTCCTCTGACTGGTTGTCGTTGAACCGCTTCGCGACCAATCGGTCGAGAGGACCGTTCACAAAAGCAGCAGTATGGAGATCTCATGGGATTGTAGAACGGTCAACTTAAATCATTATGGATAATATATGGTTACAGATAATAAATACATTCTGATTTGTAGTATGTTGCTATTCACTTCTATTGAAATGTGGTTACATCtaaaaaataaaatttaaaaatacAAAATTGAGGAATTGTTCCGTGTAGTCCATGAGATGCCTCAAAATTGCCCTTTCTTGCTCCCTTATCCAGTCAACAACATTCCACCTGAGCAGCCATTTTCCTCCAGCCATGTGGGGTTGGGAAAATGCTGTATAAATAGTGACCGTGGAAACTGcacacgctccctctctctcctggggaTAGATGACTCAAGAGTCCGCAACCTCTGACAGAAGACCATTCTTCTGCCTTCAGCCTctacacagagtgagagagagagagagaggcgagaaagAAAGAACAAACAGAGTAATGAGTTTGAGCAAATAATGGCAGTACAAGTTTCCCAGGGAGGGACATTCTAACTGCAGGCCTAGACTTTGCACTGGGAGAGATGTGCATGTAGAATAGATGGATTCTTACTTTACCATTCAAGACAGAACATTTCTACGCGAGTCCAAGACACTGTCTTAACTTTCAGAAGTCACGCTTGGACAATCTCTGGACAGCTGACATGGCAAAAACTATTTCCATCATGAGTGATTTGAAAGAGTGGCATTCTCAACAGCTTCTGGTGAGCATTATGAACAGAGCTCAGTACAGGTACCTTCACACAGCTACTGAGGCGTTGCCAGAGCAAACAGTGGTCCTGGGAGCTGTCTGGCTGTATCATATCACCCTGAGACAATATTTaacctaggtgtgtgtgtgtgtgtgaagggccTGGTGCTTGGCTACATGGGGTCCTATTCCACACAATCAACAAACGGATACCAGGGGAACATGGGCTTGTGCTTTTGATTGATCAGGCCTAACAATGTTCTATGACAACTGGTGGGATAGGCAGGCTGAGACCAAATCACAAGTCCCTGAGTTCAGTCAACCAAAATCATGAAACTAGCTAAAAATCTACCGGAATGACGGGTGCAAACGTGCACTTATCTAAAATCTCATGACCAAATCAACTCAATGACTTGGTGTGACTTTACTGAAAAGGTGATTTGGTTTAACTCACATTGATTTATTAGCTAGCCATGGCTAAAATACGCTTAAGTTCGTAGTGGCTGTTTAAagtaatataatatatgccatttagcagaagcttttcCCAAGAAGACTTACAATCCGGCGTGCATAATTTTTTTACAGGCTTAGTTAATCGTTAGAACCTTCTTAGGCGCTTCGTTAAATCTGTGCAGTTTCCCCAAAACCATTGTAACTAAAGTTTCACTTGAAAAAACGCTCATTATttatagggctgggaattgccaccTCACGATACTATCACAATACTTAAGTgttgatacgatatgtattgcgattctcatgattctacaGTGCACTCAGACAGTATTCATAACCCTCGACTTatcacacattttgttatgttaagctagaattaaaaatggattaaatatcccccccccacacacatacacaataacccataaatgacaaggtgaaaacatgGTTAGATATTTTCGGCAAATGTTTaacaaaaattaaaaacagaaagagGTTTCACTGTTTCTGTGACCACAGATAACatcagaacaaagttgactaccactacaaagttgccaatgtcttcGAAATTGTTACAAACAAGACAAAAatatgcttcaaatgaaaacaGATGACTCCATTAAAAGATATACACTACATAGGGTTGTATATTTAAATCATATTGAAACCAGTTCCATGTTCAACAAATTAGTTTTTTTTGTGCTAATTGTAGGCTAAGCTACTGTCTGTAACTGTTGCCTCAATATACTATTTCATGATGTGTAACAGCGTGTGCGCAATTATGTGCCAGATCTGTGAATTACTGCATTATTATAGGGTAGTCTAAACATAAGAATAAGCCGACTCAATATTAGCAGCCATATAGGCCAAGTGATAATATCTCTACTAAGAGTTGATCCGTTGTCAGTATTGTGGAAGAATTCTAATGTTTATGATCCGAGAGCAGCGCTGCCTTCCTTTTGATCAGTATTGACAGATGCTCAGACGACGGACGCACTTGGTGAGCGTTCTCTCTACGAGGCGTTCCGGGGAAATGCATGGGACATCGTCGGCCGGTTTAAGAAAAAAACACTTGTAAGCTTCAGTTCCATCCCTatcgggaaaccgggccctgCTTAGTTAGTTGTAAAAATGACAAACATTCTTTAAGCAAATACAAccccaaaaaatgtaattaaGAATATTTTACTATACAACATTTCCATGCCTGTATGTTTGAGAAAAGCAAAAATGTAGTTTAGTTTATTCAAAGAGAGGGTGGGTATTTCGCCTGAACATTGCCCAACATGTATCCTTAAATCAAAGGTACCGCAATAGTGTATTTAGTGAACAAACTCACAAATGGTCTGAGTGTTGTGGACTCACCTACGTTTCGCAGTGAGAGGTGAGTAGAGAGGTGATCTCGGGGCTCATGTGGCCCACGGCCTTGGCAGCTTCCACGATGGCTCGCCGGTACATCCCTTTCTTCTTGCGGTTGAATCGCGACCTGAAGAACTCCCGGAAGGGGGAGAGTTTGGCAACGGACAGCTGGGAGGTAGTGGGTGAGCCGAACCAGGCCACCTTGGCCTCTGGCCACTGGACCTCGCAGTTAGACTCCTCTTTGCGGCTGCCGCTGATGCTGAGCACCCTCGCCGGCCACCAGGGGAACCCATGGATCTTCCCCCACACCACGTCTCCCACGGCCACCGCGTGGCCCTCCTCCGTCACGCACTTGGTCATGCTACGTGTGTGCAGGCGCACGGTGAGTGGCGGCACAGTCTTGCTGTCGTCTTGTGAGATCGAGGAGGACATGGAGGAGATGTGCTCGCCGGGCGCTAGGTCGCACAGCTCTGGGGACGTGCCATCTGAGCTGAAGGATTTGGATTCGTCTAGACTGTCTGTGCTGCACACGGACAGGCTGGAGGAGTCCGCTTTCCTCTTGCGAAGGTTGATGAGCAGCGCAAGGTCACTTTGGCCTCGGTCTGCCTCCTCTCCAGAGCTCCCCGACCACAGTTCCATGGGGGTTTTCTCCCCAGAGTCCTCCGAGTGGGGTAGGGGACGAGGAACCGGGACCCCGAGGCTCTTtctgctctgcctctctaccAGCTCTGCATCGTAGACCGTCAGGCTGTCCTCTCCGTCCCCCAGGGTCCTCACTCGAATCTTGGGGGAGGGGAAGTCCAGGCCAGCCGTTGGGGGTCTGGGGAGCTTGAGTTTGGGAATGGACACGGTCAGGCCCGTCCTGGTGGCGTCCAGGATGTGGCGCTGCTCctgggtctgggttagggtggtgggCTCGGGCACCTTGCCCAGCTGGCCTTTTAGGCCGTTTTGCATCAGCTGCTTAGGGCAGAAGGGCTTGACAGAGCCGTGGACCCGAGCTGGGATCTTCATCACCTCACCCTTGCCTTGCGGAGTGCTGTAGGAGATCTTGATGACCGGGCTGTGGGGAATGATGTCCACTGCAGGGAACTTTGGTTCCTCATCCCTCTTGTCCTTCCGGAGCCGCTTGCTGTCATAGCCGGTGGGGCCATTCTCCCGCCTCTTGCTGTTATCCTTGGTGGCATCTGCATCCTCTTTCCTGGTCAACTTCACAGACCCGTCTTTGGAGTCTTCATCGCTCTGTGGAGCGTTCTCTTTCCTGGAAGCCTTGGTTGTGGGCATCCCGTCCTTACTGTCCTCGTCACTGTTCAGTGTGTTCTTACACTTCTCGCACAACACCTGCCGGGGGCGGAGTCTGATGGTGCTCATGGTCATCTGCCCGGGCTCTCGGGTCCGCCTCTTCTTCCTTTTAATGGTCCGCGGAGGTGGCTGTGGTACCCATTGACCATAGCTGTGGCGCACCCAAATGGGCTGAGGGAAGGGAGCTCCTTCAAAATATGGAGGGTATGGACCGTGCC
This window of the Oncorhynchus clarkii lewisi isolate Uvic-CL-2024 chromosome 1, UVic_Ocla_1.0, whole genome shotgun sequence genome carries:
- the LOC139410241 gene encoding PWWP domain-containing protein 2B-like isoform X2: MEAVAEELRAGSRIPVTVDQIVNDTLVVTLTYQERCYMGILLDCNKKTGLFCLPDITSKPVECPALKPGCDIPEVLREEPVTKPPSQASHHRPKDENTLPENDPLGARLPAPLPTTVPAGHGPYPPYFEGAPFPQPIWVRHSYGQWVPQPPPRTIKRKKRRTREPGQMTMSTIRLRPRQVLCEKCKNTLNSDEDSKDGMPTTKASRKENAPQSDEDSKDGSVKLTRKEDADATKDNSKRRENGPTGYDSKRLRKDKRDEEPKFPAVDIIPHSPVIKISYSTPQGKGEVMKIPARVHGSVKPFCPKQLMQNGLKGQLGKVPEPTTLTQTQEQRHILDATRTGLTVSIPKLKLPRPPTAGLDFPSPKIRVRTLGDGEDSLTVYDAELVERQSRKSLGVPVPRPLPHSEDSGEKTPMELWSGSSGEEADRGQSDLALLINLRKRKADSSSLSVCSTDSLDESKSFSSDGTSPELCDLAPGEHISSMSSSISQDDSKTVPPLTVRLHTRSMTKCVTEEGHAVAVGDVVWGKIHGFPWWPARVLSISGSRKEESNCEVQWPEAKVAWFGSPTTSQLSVAKLSPFREFFRSRFNRKKKGMYRRAIVEAAKAVGHMSPEITSLLTSHCET
- the LOC139410241 gene encoding PWWP domain-containing protein 2B-like isoform X1 encodes the protein MEAVAEELRAGSRIPVTVDQIVNDTLVVTLTYQERCYMGILLDCNKKTGLFCLPDITSKPVECPALKPGCDIPEVLREEPVTKPPSQASHHRPKDENTLPENDPLGARLPAPLPTTVPAGHGPYPPYFEGAPFPQPIWVRHSYGQWVPQPPPRTIKRKKRRTREPGQMTMSTIRLRPRQVLCEKCKNTLNSDEDSKDGMPTTKASRKENAPQSDEDSKDGSVKLTRKEDADATKDNSKRRENGPTGYDSKRLRKDKRDEEPKFPAVDIIPHSPVIKISYSTPQGKGEVMKIPARVHGSVKPFCPKQLMQNGLKGQLGKVPEPTTLTQTQEQRHILDATRTGLTVSIPKLKLPRPPTAGLDFPSPKIRVRTLGDGEDSLTVYDAELVERQSRKSLGVPVPRPLPHSEDSGEKTPMELWSGSSGEEADRGQSDLALLINLRKRKADSSSLSVCSTDSLDESKSFSSDGTSPELCDLAPGEHISSMSSSISQDDSKTVPPLTVRLHTRSMTKCVTEEGHAVAVGDVVWGKIHGFPWWPARVLSISGSRKEESNCEVQWPEAKVAWFGSPTTSQLSVAKLSPFREFFRSRFNRKKKGMYRRAIVEAAKAVGHMSPEITSLLTSHCETG